From the Candidatus Thermoplasmatota archaeon genome, one window contains:
- a CDS encoding ribosomal biogenesis protein, whose product MCAWLITKWFGTFIVDNSKVIAYKLFPKVPSQIAERLKKIDNNEILEEEKELAAGLSEGIYVTTERLLPLGKLSSVEFVSLVPEQYSYSYELLQASSIELAKSQLKEKIYEDQDIIQAVRANEEIIKAKNLFLERFREWYGHHFPTCNFEIAPREFVTKRELRAKLGDKEFDSLANLAATILSLDNLERSLESYIDDKIMKLAPNLAEVATPILAAKLIAASGGLHRLSALPASTIQLLGAEKALFRALRKGARTPKYGLIFQHPKISQAPVEQRGKLARWLGNKIAIAARLDYFSKKEAFLSFRKRKKPFRERK is encoded by the coding sequence ATGTGCGCGTGGCTTATCACAAAATGGTTTGGAACCTTTATTGTTGACAACTCTAAAGTCATAGCATATAAACTATTTCCTAAAGTCCCAAGCCAAATTGCAGAAAGATTGAAAAAAATAGATAATAACGAAATTTTAGAAGAGGAGAAAGAGCTTGCAGCTGGACTCTCTGAAGGAATTTACGTTACTACCGAAAGGCTATTGCCGTTAGGCAAATTAAGTAGTGTAGAATTCGTTTCGTTAGTCCCTGAGCAATATAGCTATAGCTACGAGCTACTTCAAGCTTCTTCTATAGAGCTAGCGAAAAGTCAATTAAAAGAAAAAATTTATGAAGACCAGGATATTATTCAAGCTGTTAGAGCTAACGAAGAAATTATTAAAGCGAAAAATCTGTTTTTAGAGCGCTTCAGAGAATGGTATGGTCACCATTTTCCAACTTGCAATTTTGAGATTGCACCAAGAGAGTTCGTAACCAAACGCGAGCTCAGAGCTAAATTAGGCGATAAAGAGTTTGATAGCTTAGCAAATCTTGCAGCTACAATACTTTCATTAGACAATTTAGAGCGCTCGCTCGAAAGCTACATAGATGATAAAATCATGAAGCTCGCTCCCAATCTAGCTGAAGTAGCGACACCAATTCTAGCTGCAAAACTTATAGCCGCCTCAGGAGGCTTGCACAGACTTTCTGCGCTACCTGCGAGCACTATCCAATTACTAGGAGCTGAGAAAGCGCTATTTAGAGCGTTGAGAAAAGGGGCAAGAACACCAAAATATGGACTGATATTCCAGCACCCTAAAATTTCACAAGCGCCTGTAGAGCAGCGTGGTAAGTTAGCCAGATGGCTCGGCAATAAAATTGCAATAGCTGCAAGATTAGATTATTTTTCTAAGAAAGAAGCCTTTCTTTCTTTTAGAAAAAGAAAGAAACCCTTCAGGGAAAGAAAG
- a CDS encoding enolase C-terminal domain-like protein → MSAIDKLKIRKIFESRGNETVEVEVFTSKGFGRASAPGGASVGKHEAVAYPKNNIELGIKQFKELVAPQLIGMNVLDQRGIDEKLKELDATDNFSKIGGSIAIATSLAVLKCAANVLQLPVYKYLSPISVQLPIPVSNVLGGGKHAIRGPELQEFLAIPFAKSIYEALSANFLVYRFIREELKRRFPSATLGRGDEGSWVANLGYEEASDILAYCCREASDKKGIDIKLGLDFASSEFYNKGKYWYRGKSFTKEEHLALALKLVDKYNIFYLEDPFEENDFESFAKLTSQIGDKCLVVGDDLFATNSKRLLKGISLNSCNAILIKPNQIGTVTEAYNTLSLAHNNKLTTIVSHRSGETTDEILAHLAVGFGSKFIKAGIAGGERLAKLNELIRIEEDLKK, encoded by the coding sequence ATGAGTGCTATTGATAAGCTAAAGATTAGAAAAATATTTGAGAGCAGAGGAAATGAGACTGTAGAAGTGGAAGTTTTTACATCGAAAGGTTTTGGTAGAGCTAGCGCGCCAGGCGGAGCTAGTGTTGGTAAGCATGAGGCTGTTGCTTATCCAAAAAACAATATTGAGCTAGGTATAAAGCAATTTAAAGAGCTTGTAGCTCCTCAGCTAATCGGTATGAACGTGCTCGACCAACGCGGTATCGATGAAAAGCTTAAAGAGCTCGATGCCACTGACAACTTTTCTAAGATTGGCGGCAGTATTGCTATTGCTACTTCACTTGCAGTATTGAAATGCGCTGCAAATGTTCTGCAGCTGCCAGTCTATAAATACCTCTCACCTATTTCTGTACAGCTCCCTATACCTGTAAGCAATGTACTTGGAGGAGGTAAACATGCAATTAGAGGTCCTGAGCTACAAGAATTTTTAGCGATTCCTTTTGCGAAGAGCATTTACGAAGCTCTGAGTGCAAATTTTTTGGTCTATAGATTTATACGCGAGGAATTGAAGCGCCGTTTTCCAAGCGCTACTTTAGGGAGAGGAGATGAAGGCTCTTGGGTAGCTAATTTAGGTTACGAAGAAGCAAGTGATATCTTAGCTTATTGCTGTAGAGAAGCCAGTGATAAAAAAGGTATTGATATAAAGCTTGGATTAGACTTTGCATCAAGCGAGTTTTACAATAAAGGTAAATACTGGTACAGAGGCAAAAGCTTTACAAAAGAAGAGCATTTAGCGCTAGCGCTTAAACTCGTAGATAAATACAATATTTTCTATTTAGAAGATCCTTTTGAAGAAAACGATTTCGAATCTTTTGCAAAGTTAACATCTCAAATCGGTGATAAATGCCTTGTTGTAGGCGACGACCTTTTCGCTACAAATTCTAAAAGGCTTTTAAAAGGTATCAGTTTAAATTCTTGCAATGCTATACTGATAAAGCCTAATCAAATAGGTACGGTAACTGAAGCTTATAATACCTTGAGCCTAGCACATAATAACAAGCTCACCACTATAGTATCGCATCGTAGTGGAGAGACTACAGACGAAATCCTAGCCCATCTAGCTGTGGGCTTCGGGTCTAAATTTATAAAAGCAGGAATTGCAGGCGGTGAAAGGCTAGCGAAACTTAACGAGCTCATAAGAATAGAAGAGGATCTTAAAAAATGA
- a CDS encoding zinc ribbon domain-containing protein has translation MKKIFIPPIVVLIVMSVVALWSAFRLQAIPESAEIPSAALRFTALIVGAVIAACIILVTIAGDLKLEKIPAEKIVAEEERVAEEVPAEEEVAVKPPEAPPKPVGEAEEMVVCGGCGALVPASSKTCPNCGAEFEE, from the coding sequence TTGAAAAAAATATTTATTCCGCCAATAGTAGTTTTAATAGTTATGTCAGTAGTAGCATTATGGAGTGCGTTCAGACTGCAAGCCATACCTGAATCTGCAGAAATACCAAGTGCCGCACTGAGATTTACAGCACTTATTGTAGGTGCAGTCATTGCAGCCTGTATTATTTTGGTAACAATAGCTGGAGACCTTAAACTAGAAAAAATACCTGCTGAGAAAATAGTTGCAGAGGAAGAGCGAGTGGCTGAAGAAGTGCCTGCTGAAGAAGAAGTTGCTGTAAAGCCCCCAGAAGCTCCTCCTAAACCTGTTGGCGAAGCTGAAGAAATGGTGGTTTGCGGTGGGTGCGGAGCTTTAGTACCAGCATCCTCTAAAACATGCCCTAATTGCGGGGCTGAGTTTGAAGAGTAA
- a CDS encoding DNA-directed RNA polymerase subunit K: protein MRYPKGKHKYTRFEKAAVIGARALQVAMGAPILVKLPSNTIDPLKIAVIEFEKGVIPITVKRVVK from the coding sequence TTGAGATACCCTAAAGGTAAACATAAATATACAAGGTTTGAGAAAGCAGCTGTAATAGGAGCTAGAGCTTTACAGGTCGCAATGGGAGCTCCAATACTTGTTAAACTACCTTCTAACACTATAGACCCTCTTAAAATTGCAGTGATTGAGTTTGAAAAAGGAGTGATTCCTATAACTGTAAAAAGAGTTGTGAAATGA